In Bacillus rossius redtenbacheri isolate Brsri chromosome 9 unlocalized genomic scaffold, Brsri_v3 Brsri_v3_scf9_2, whole genome shotgun sequence, one DNA window encodes the following:
- the LOC134543134 gene encoding RNA-binding protein lark has product MPGFSSAGTFKVFVGNLADKTTSADIKPLFEKYGKVVECDVVKNFGFVHMENDDAGREAITNLNGYLVHGQAIKVEAATNRKAPQTPTTKIFVGNLTENTKAPQVRALFAKFGTVMECDIVKNYGFVHIESTDKVNEAIKELNGFMIDGQPMKVQVSTSRVRQRPGMGDPEQCYRCGRGGHWSKECPKAGLGGPDRNGFRERMFGREPYPPPPPPPFLRDRMLGRFGEGFYGDFYDRSRFDESRELFERRFPPLPPRDLGPSLRGREFLPPPLPPRREPLPPPPPIGLRSAGSMREGGFDRAGSDYGIFSRRSPTSSGVPPSRFSRMYEDFSRDSFDDRRPAIRGASPPRRYAPY; this is encoded by the exons ATGCCAGGCTTCAGCAGTGCTGGGACCTTTAAGGTTTTTGTTGGAAACTTGGCTGATAAGACCACATCAGCTGATATCAAGCCATTGTTTGAAAAATATGGCAAAGTCGTAGAGTGTGATGTTGTGAAGAACTTTGGTTTTGTG CACATGGAGAATGACGATGCCGGCAGAGAAGCGATAACGAACCTCAATGGATACCTGGTACATGGGCAGGCGATCAAAGTAGAAGCTGCGACCAATCGCAAGGCACCCCAAACTCCCACCACAAAAATTTTTGTTGGCAATCTCACTGAAAACACAAAGGCCCCTCAAGTTCGTGCACTTTTTGCCAAGTTTGGCACAGTGATGGAATGTGACATAGTGAAGAATTATGGCTTTGTG CACATTGAAAGCACTGACAAGGTGAACGAGGCCATCAAAGAGCTGAACGGCTTCATGATTGACGGCCAGCCGATGAAGGTGCAGGTGTCTACCAGCAGAGTCCGCCAGCGGCCGGGCATGGGCGACCCCGAGCAGTGCTACAG GTGTGGCAGGGGCGGTCACTGGTCCAAGGAGTGTCCGAAGGCCGGTCTGGGGGGCCCGGACAGAAATGGCTTCCGGGAGAGGATGTTTGGGCGTGAGCCGTACCCTCCTCCCCCGCCGCCACCTTTCCTCCGGGACAGGATGTTGGGCAGATTTGGT GAGGGCTTCTACGGAGACTTCTACGACAGGAGCAGGTTTGATGAATCGCGAGAGCTGTTCGAGCGTCGCTTCCCCCCTCTGCCGCCGCGCGACCTGGGCCCCTCCCTGAGGGGCAGGGAGTTCCTCCCGCCGCCCCTTCCCCCCAGGCGCGAGCCCCTCCCCCCGCCCCCGCCCATCGGGCTGCGCTCGGCCGGGTCGATGCGCGAGGGGGGCTTCGACCGCGCTGGCTCCGACTACGGCATCTTCAGCCGGCGGTCGCCCACGTCGTCCGGGGTGCCTCCCAGCCGGTTCAG TCGCATGTATGAAGATTTCAGCAGGGACAGTTTTGACGACAGAAG